The Leptospira paudalimensis region CTCGTTTGGAGCGTCATTGGGAGGTAAAATTAAAACCTGACCAAACCCTAAAGAATTTGTATGAATCCTTCCAACCAAAATCCTTTCGAGCCCCTGTAGTGGGAGAAGAATGGGAATCTAAATCCTTGGGGGAAACGGTGAAATGCAAAACAACTTCTGTCACAAATACACCGACAATTTCTTTCCAAATCGAAAGCCAAGGTTTCAAACATTACGAAGTTCTAAAAGAGACCTACCAACTGGATCCGACTGAGAACGGCGTTCGTATCCACGGAATTTTGGAAATCCAAACGGCTCCCAATTTCCTTTCTAAACTTTTGTTTTTATTCTTTAGCGATGCAGATTTAAACCACATCGCCACTTTAAAAGAAAAACGATTTTAATGGTGTTTTTTTGTGCTCTCAACGAGCACAGTTGCCATCACCATCACACCTTCACTTCTACCTAAAGCTCCCATCCCTTCCGAAGTAGTTGCCTTGATGGAAACACAGTCTAACGGAAGTTTTGTGATTTGTGCCAAAGATGCATTCAGTTCGGCACGGATGGGATTTATTTTAGGATGATCACCAACATATGTACAATCTACATTGATGAGTTTGAATTTTTTTTCCTCTAGGAGTTCTAAACATTTATCAATGATCACAGAGGATTTCATATTTTTATACTGTGGGTCGGTGTCAGGGAAATGAACCCCAATATCACCAAGGGCCAATGCACCTAAAATAGCATCTGCCACTGCATGTAAAATTACATCCGCATCACTATGACCCAAAAAAGCAAATTCCGATTTCACTTCCACACCCGCAAGGACAAGGGGGCGAAATGGTTCATGGATTAATTTATGAAAATCGATTCCGTTTCCAACTCTAAACATATTATTTTTTATAACTCAACTCTAACATACGATTTACAGATTTTTGGGCAAGTGAAATCACCTCATCGTCCAAAAAGATTTCAAATTGTTCTTTTAATAATGCATCTCTTACTTTTTCCAAAGTAATTTTTTTCATGTGAGGGCATGTTTGGCATGTAGATACAAATTCTTTTTCAGGGAATTCGGCACGTAAATTATCTCCCATCGAACATTCTGTCACTAACATGATTTTATCAGTTTTACTCTTCCGAATGAAATCAACCATCTGAGAGGTCGAACCAGAAAAATCTGCTTCTTTAACGACATCTTCATGGCACTCAGGGTGAGTAATGACAGTGACTCCACCAGGAAACAAACGTTTTGTGGAGCGAATATCTTCTGGAGTGTACATTTCGTGAACCATACATCTGCCAGGATGTGAGATGATCGTTTTAGTCGTTTGGTTGCGAACATTGCCTGCTAAGTATTCATCCGGTAAAAAGATAACCGTATCCCCTTCCACAGCATTTACAATTTGTACGGCATTTGCTGAAGTACAACAAACATCTGTTTCTGCCTTCACTTCCGCCGAACAGTTCACATACGTAACAACAGGTACACCAGGGTATTTTGCCTTTAAAGCTTTGACATCCTCACGTGTGATGGATTCAGCAAGAGAACAACCTGCTTTGGGATCGGCAATGAGAACCTTTTTTTCAGGAGATAAAATTTTGGCAGTTTCAGCCATAAAATGAACACCATTGAACAAAATCATTGAGGCAGTTGTTTCTTTCGCCATTTTGGAAAGATACAAAGAATCACCAATGATATCGGACACTCCCCAAAATACATCGGGTGTCATATAATTATGACCTAGGATCACTGCATTTTTTTCTTTTTTCAATCGATTGATTTCTTCTGCTAAAGGAAGAATTCGTTCTTCTATTTCATGAGGAAGGTAAATCGGATTTAATTTTTGAACCAATTGGTCTTTAGTGACTAGTGACATTTTATACTCCTATTAACAATCATTGGAAAGGGTCAGACCCGAGTACGGTGTCTGTTTCACGAAGTCCCGAATCAACGGGTGGAACGGAATTCTCAAGAGAACCACACTGGTTCATTGCTTCTTGCCATGAAGTTTCCGCAGAGGAAGTTCCTGTACGTTGGACTCTTCTATATTCGGAATTGGAGGCAAATGAACTCTGGTTACATGCTTTTGCAATATTATAAGTTAAGTTAATTTTCGAAAAACAATCAAAATACAAGACAGCGACTGAATCCGTACTCAATTCTCTTGGTTGGATCTGTGCTTTTAATTTGGAGATAAGACCTGGGCAAACGTTTGTACTTATGTCAGCTACTGCCACACAATTTGATTCTGTCAGAATAAATCTTTGACAAGCAGATTGCACAGGGCTCCCTTGAGTGAGTAACGTACTCAAAAGTTCTGAATTTGAATCTTCACTGGATTTTTTCGTACAGGCAAAGTCCATACACACAATGCCAATGAACAAAAAGAAAACCATCTTCATCCTATTCATCACAATTCTACTCTCCTTCTTACTTGGTGGTCTTGTCTATATCCTTTTTCTCAAAAAAAACAAAGAGAATCCCAAAGAATCCTCTTTTGATTCACATTCCGAGATCTATTGGCAGAGGTTACAAAATCGCCCAGAGGTCCTAAAAGGTCCAGGGTATCCAAGTGACCTTAGGGATTTTTTGGAAACGATTCGTGGGAAGGAATCCTATCTCTGGAATGGAGACAGAGAAGAAACATATCGTTATTTACTCCAAGAATTTCCAGATGAAAGAGGGCATGTTTTATATGCTGTCTATGTCGCTTTTATGAATTGGAAGGAAAAAAGTTTGGAAATTGAATCTTCTCCTTCACTTTCCCAATATGAAAAACTAACGGCCGTAAACCGCCTAAAAGATGAAATATTTCCTAAATTTTTAAGTGAATTACTTTTTCCAAAACACCCCACTTCTCCTCCCGTGATTTTATTGTCTTTTTTGGAAGATTACGTTCAGAGAAATCCCTATAGTTATGCAAGGGAACGAAAACGAATTTTCCTTCGTAAAAAAGAAACACTTTACCAACAGGAAAAATGGGACATCCAATCCTGGGAAAGCCCTTCCTTCTACCGACAGGTTGTCGAGTTACTGTACGAAAGGGAAATGAAGGAAATGTCCGAAGAGGAAAAAACTTTTTATCGTAGTTCTAAAATCGAGGAATTGAAATCGGATTTTTGGAATTGACAAGACATGTTTCCATCCCCCATATAAGTGGGGTTATGAAACAAATTCTATTCTCCTTTCTCTTAGTAGGATTCTTATTCCAATGCAGTTCCAGTCCCAAAAGACTCGACAATGCTGATGATTATATCTCCGACTCAGGTGGACTGACTAGCCAAGAATTGGTGAAAGCGGCCGAAAAATTAGCAGGCCAAATTGGGGAGTATTTCAAAGAAAACCCACATGAAGAAGGTGTATTTGTGGCACACTTCCCTACACGTAACGATACATCGGAACAAATCCAAACAGAACTTTTTGACAATGCGTTTGTATCTAAACTCATCAAAAATAAAATATACACAGTACGCACAAAAAATAGAGAACAATCTCTCAATGAAATTCAGTTCAGTTTGTCCGGACTCACTTCCAATCGTTTATCCATTGGAAAACTAAAATCTCCTAACTTTTTTGTTCGTTGTGACATCAATGAAAACATGTTCACTTCGAATGGAGAAAAAATCGTGGAACAATCGATTAACATCGAACTCGTAGAAGTGGAAACCACCATTGCGGTTTGGTCAGAAAAGGTATCGTATAGAAAATTAGCAGTTCGAGGAAACAAAGGGGTTAGTTGGTAATCCCTTCCACTATTGCATGAAAAAATCATTTCTCTTTCTTTTTCTTTTCGTTCTCGGTTGTGCCAGTGATTACAACAAAGTCATCCAAGCAACCGAATCAGCATACTATGGTCAGGATTATGATTCTGCCATTCCTAAAATTAGAGAACTGTTTGAAGGTTCATCCAATAAGGACAAACTTCTATTTTTGATGGAAGCTGGTATGATCTTTCATACCAAAGGTGACTACGTCACTTCCAATAAAGTTTTCAAAGAAGCAGAAGACATTGCAGACAATATCAAAGTCAGTATGACGCGGTCTGGACTTTCGTTCATCCTTTCCGATAACGAATCCAATTATACCGGGGAAGATTTTGAAAGGGTAATGATTAAGTTTTACATTGCTAACAATTACCTTTTACAAGGTGACACTAATAACGCAAAAATTTATTTCAGACGATTGGATTTTGAACTGAAAGAAATGCGTTTTTTGGCAGCAGAATACCGCCAAAACAATGCAGCTCGTCTCATCGATGCGTATGTATCTGAGAAACTTGGTCGTTATAATGACGCAAGAGTCCAATACAAAAATATGGAACAACTCATCGGCAAAAGCCAAAACTTAATAGCCGACAGATATATGTTAGCTTACCGAGAAGGAGATTCCTCAGACCAATCGAAATATTCTGCAGGTCGATCTAGCTTACAAGCTTACAATCGTTCTATGCAAAGGACTTCACCTGAAAATGAAAAACTTTCAGAAGTCATCATCATTCACGAAGCAGGAAAATCTGCGATCAAGATGTCTAGAGGACGCCTCATTGAAGACGAATATTTTTCTGCTGCCCTTCGTGGTGCAGTAGAAGTAGGTCTGCGTGCCAAAGGAGCTGGTGCCTCCCTCGCAGGAGCCATAGCTGCACTTTCTGTAGCAGAGAATCCAATTCCTGTTTATAAAGAAAGAGATCCTAAAGGTTCCCTTCCCAAACGATATTACATCAATGGAGTGGATGTTGGGTATTCCGACATTATGAACAATTACTCCGAAACAGCGATGAACAATTTTAATGAGAACTACAAAGCTCTCATCACCAAAAACTTAACTTCCTTATCCCTTAAGGTAGTCGCAGCGGTAATTGCATCGGAAGCCATGGCAAGAGCCATTGAGTCTGGTGGAAAAGGGAAAAATAATGACCTTGTTTCTGGTCTCATTCGTGTTGCTGCTGGGGCTGCTGCAGGTCTTGCAGTTTCACAAACCATCGCACCTGACCTACGTTGTTGGAGGACTATTCCTTCCAATTTCCAAGTAAAACGAATCTTTTTGGCACCAGGTGAATATGATTTTAAAGTAGAATCACCTGGTT contains the following coding sequences:
- the nadA gene encoding quinolinate synthase NadA, giving the protein MSLVTKDQLVQKLNPIYLPHEIEERILPLAEEINRLKKEKNAVILGHNYMTPDVFWGVSDIIGDSLYLSKMAKETTASMILFNGVHFMAETAKILSPEKKVLIADPKAGCSLAESITREDVKALKAKYPGVPVVTYVNCSAEVKAETDVCCTSANAVQIVNAVEGDTVIFLPDEYLAGNVRNQTTKTIISHPGRCMVHEMYTPEDIRSTKRLFPGGVTVITHPECHEDVVKEADFSGSTSQMVDFIRKSKTDKIMLVTECSMGDNLRAEFPEKEFVSTCQTCPHMKKITLEKVRDALLKEQFEIFLDDEVISLAQKSVNRMLELSYKK
- a CDS encoding penicillin-binding protein activator LpoB encodes the protein MKQILFSFLLVGFLFQCSSSPKRLDNADDYISDSGGLTSQELVKAAEKLAGQIGEYFKENPHEEGVFVAHFPTRNDTSEQIQTELFDNAFVSKLIKNKIYTVRTKNREQSLNEIQFSLSGLTSNRLSIGKLKSPNFFVRCDINENMFTSNGEKIVEQSINIELVEVETTIAVWSEKVSYRKLAVRGNKGVSW
- the ispF gene encoding 2-C-methyl-D-erythritol 2,4-cyclodiphosphate synthase, which produces MFRVGNGIDFHKLIHEPFRPLVLAGVEVKSEFAFLGHSDADVILHAVADAILGALALGDIGVHFPDTDPQYKNMKSSVIIDKCLELLEEKKFKLINVDCTYVGDHPKINPIRAELNASLAQITKLPLDCVSIKATTSEGMGALGRSEGVMVMATVLVESTKKHH